In a genomic window of Streptomyces katrae:
- the opcA gene encoding glucose-6-phosphate dehydrogenase assembly protein OpcA: protein MKIDLTETTSSKINAALVQARRDIGTPAIGMVLTLVIVTDEENAYDALKSANDASHEHPSRIVVVVKRVSRSPRSRREARLDAEIRVGADSGTGETVVLRLHGELVDHAQSVVLPLLLPDAPVVVWWPEGAPADLAGDPLGALGQRRITDTYSSEHPIEALGARAAAYAPGDTDLSWTRITPWRSMLAAALDQVTLSPVVSATVEGEDENPSCELLAMWLADRLGVPVNRTLSGGPGLTAVRMETKDGSIVLDRADGSLATLCMPGQPDRAVALKRRETAELLAEELRRLDPDNTYEASLKFGVSRLSETAPAAPAAEAAPAATEAPAEAAEAEAPAEKPAAKPARASKRASAK from the coding sequence ATGAAGATCGACCTCACGGAGACCACCTCCAGCAAGATCAACGCCGCGTTGGTGCAGGCGCGCCGGGACATCGGCACGCCGGCCATCGGCATGGTCCTCACGCTGGTGATCGTGACCGATGAAGAGAACGCGTACGACGCGCTCAAGTCGGCGAACGACGCGTCCCACGAACACCCTTCGCGGATCGTCGTCGTGGTCAAGCGGGTCAGCCGCTCCCCGCGCAGCCGCCGCGAAGCCCGGCTCGACGCGGAGATCCGTGTCGGGGCGGACTCCGGTACCGGCGAAACCGTCGTACTGCGCCTGCACGGCGAACTGGTCGACCACGCCCAGTCCGTGGTGCTGCCCCTGCTGCTGCCGGACGCCCCCGTGGTGGTCTGGTGGCCGGAGGGGGCTCCGGCGGACCTGGCGGGCGACCCGCTGGGCGCGCTGGGGCAGCGCCGGATCACGGACACGTACTCCTCCGAGCACCCGATCGAGGCGCTCGGCGCCCGGGCGGCGGCGTACGCCCCGGGTGACACGGACCTGTCCTGGACCCGGATCACCCCGTGGCGCTCGATGCTGGCCGCCGCGCTGGACCAGGTGACGCTGTCGCCGGTCGTCTCGGCGACCGTCGAGGGCGAGGACGAGAACCCCAGCTGCGAGCTGCTGGCCATGTGGCTGGCGGACCGCCTGGGCGTTCCGGTCAACCGGACCCTGTCAGGGGGGCCGGGGCTGACCGCCGTCCGCATGGAGACCAAGGACGGCTCGATCGTCCTGGACCGCGCGGACGGCTCGCTGGCCACGCTGTGCATGCCGGGGCAGCCCGACCGTGCGGTGGCGCTGAAGCGGCGCGAGACGGCCGAGCTGCTGGCGGAGGAACTCCGCCGGCTGGACCCGGACAACACGTACGAGGCGTCCCTGAAGTTCGGCGTCTCCCGCCTGTCGGAGACCGCCCCGGCGGCTCCGGCGGCTGAGGCGGCTCCGGCAGCCACGGAGGCTCCGGCCGAGGCCGCCGAGGCCGAGGCTCCGGCGGAGAAGCCGGCCGCCAAGCCGGCGCGCGCGTCGAAGCGGGCGTCGGCGAAGTAG
- a CDS encoding RNA polymerase-binding protein RbpA, translating into MASGNAIRGSRVGAGPMGEAERGESAPRLRISFWCSNGHETQPSFASDAQVPDTWDCPRCGFPAGQDRDNPPAPPRTEPYKTHLAYVRERRTDADGEAILAEALAKLRGEI; encoded by the coding sequence GTGGCAAGTGGCAACGCGATTCGTGGAAGTCGGGTCGGAGCCGGGCCGATGGGGGAGGCCGAGCGCGGTGAATCCGCGCCCCGCCTGCGCATCTCCTTCTGGTGCTCGAACGGGCACGAGACGCAGCCCAGCTTCGCCAGCGACGCGCAGGTCCCCGACACCTGGGACTGCCCGCGCTGCGGGTTCCCCGCCGGCCAGGACCGGGACAACCCGCCCGCGCCGCCGCGCACCGAGCCGTACAAGACGCACCTCGCGTACGTCCGGGAGCGCCGCACCGACGCCGACGGCGAGGCGATCCTCGCCGAGGCCCTGGCCAAGCTCCGCGGCGAGATCTGA
- the secG gene encoding preprotein translocase subunit SecG has protein sequence MGFSIALIVFSALLMLLVLMHKGKGGGLSDMFGGGMQSSVGGSSVAERNLDRITVVIGLLWFACIVALGLLMKSSGS, from the coding sequence ATGGGGTTCTCGATCGCCCTGATCGTCTTCAGCGCTCTGCTGATGCTGCTCGTGCTGATGCACAAGGGCAAGGGCGGCGGCCTGTCCGACATGTTCGGCGGCGGCATGCAGTCCTCCGTCGGCGGCTCCTCCGTGGCGGAGCGCAACCTGGACCGCATCACGGTCGTCATCGGCCTGCTGTGGTTCGCCTGCATCGTGGCGCTCGGCCTGCTCATGAAGTCGAGCGGCAGCTGA
- the zwf gene encoding glucose-6-phosphate dehydrogenase, with protein sequence MLSVNGANPLRDAQDRRLPRIAGPSGLVIFGVTGDLSRKKLMPAVYDLANRGLLPPGFSLIGFARREWQDEDFAQEVYEAVKQHSRTPFREEVWQQLVQGCRFVQGEFDDDAAFETLKQTIDELDKAQGTGGNFAFYLSVPPKFFPKVVQQLKNHGLAQKEGSWRRAVIEKPFGHDLKSAEELNQVVHEVFPRDEVFRIDHYLGKETVQNILALRFANTMFEPIWNRSYVDHVQITMAEDIGIGGRAGYYDGIGAARDVIQNHLLQLLALTAMEEPGSFHPKALVAEKLKVLSAVEIPEDLGKHTVRGQYSAAWQGGEKVKGYLEEDGIDPNSKTDTYAAIRLEINNRRWAGVPFYLRTGKRLGRRVTEIAVVFKRAPYLPFESGATEELGQNALVIRVQPDEGVTVRFGSKVPGTSMEVRDVTMDFAYGESFTESSPEAYERLILDVLLGDANLFPRHQEVELSWNILDPIEEYWDKHGKPAQYPAGTWGPVEADEMLARDGRSWRRP encoded by the coding sequence ATTTTGTCGGTGAACGGAGCGAACCCGCTTCGTGACGCACAGGACCGGCGGCTCCCGCGCATCGCGGGACCGTCCGGCCTGGTGATTTTCGGCGTTACGGGTGACCTGTCGCGCAAGAAGCTCATGCCCGCCGTCTACGACCTCGCCAACCGCGGCCTGCTGCCCCCGGGCTTCTCGCTGATCGGTTTCGCCCGCCGCGAGTGGCAGGACGAGGACTTCGCCCAGGAGGTGTACGAGGCCGTCAAGCAGCACTCGCGCACCCCCTTCCGTGAGGAGGTCTGGCAGCAGCTCGTACAGGGCTGCCGGTTCGTCCAGGGCGAGTTCGACGACGACGCGGCGTTCGAGACGCTCAAGCAGACGATCGACGAACTCGACAAGGCCCAGGGCACGGGCGGGAACTTCGCCTTCTACCTCTCGGTGCCGCCGAAGTTCTTCCCCAAGGTGGTCCAGCAGCTCAAGAACCACGGGCTGGCCCAGAAGGAGGGCTCCTGGCGGCGCGCCGTCATCGAGAAGCCCTTCGGACACGACCTGAAGAGCGCGGAAGAGCTCAACCAGGTCGTCCACGAGGTCTTCCCCCGGGACGAGGTCTTCCGGATCGACCACTACCTCGGCAAGGAGACCGTCCAGAACATCCTGGCGCTCCGCTTCGCCAACACCATGTTCGAGCCGATCTGGAACCGGTCGTACGTCGACCACGTGCAGATCACCATGGCGGAGGACATCGGCATCGGCGGCCGGGCCGGCTACTACGACGGCATCGGCGCCGCCCGTGACGTCATCCAGAACCACCTGCTCCAGCTGCTGGCGCTCACGGCGATGGAGGAGCCCGGCTCCTTCCACCCCAAGGCCCTGGTGGCGGAGAAGCTGAAGGTGCTCAGCGCCGTCGAGATCCCCGAGGACCTGGGCAAGCACACCGTGCGCGGCCAGTACTCGGCGGCCTGGCAGGGCGGCGAGAAGGTCAAGGGGTACCTGGAGGAGGACGGGATCGACCCGAACTCCAAGACCGACACCTACGCGGCCATCCGCCTGGAGATCAACAACCGCCGCTGGGCGGGCGTCCCGTTCTACCTGCGCACGGGCAAGCGCCTGGGCCGCCGGGTGACCGAGATCGCGGTGGTCTTCAAGCGGGCGCCGTACCTGCCGTTCGAATCGGGCGCGACCGAGGAGCTGGGGCAGAACGCCCTGGTCATCCGGGTCCAGCCGGACGAGGGCGTGACGGTCCGCTTCGGCTCCAAGGTGCCGGGCACCTCCATGGAGGTCCGGGACGTCACGATGGACTTCGCCTACGGCGAGTCCTTCACGGAGTCCAGCCCCGAGGCCTACGAGCGGCTCATCCTCGACGTCCTCCTCGGCGACGCGAACCTCTTCCCGCGCCACCAGGAAGTCGAGCTGTCCTGGAACATCCTCGACCCGATCGAGGAGTACTGGGACAAGCACGGCAAGCCCGCGCAGTACCCGGCGGGCACGTGGGGGCCGGTCGAGGCGGACGAGATGCTCGCACGAGACGGACGGAGCTGGCGCCGGCCATGA
- the tpiA gene encoding triose-phosphate isomerase, with the protein MTSVENGRTPLMAGNWKMNLNHLEAIAHVQKLAFALADKDYDAVDVAVLPPFTDLRSVQTLVDGDKLKIKYGAQDISAHDSGAYTGEISGPMLSKLKCTFVAVGHSERRQYHGETDEICNAKVKAAYRNGITPILCVGEGLDVRKAGGQVAHTLAQVDGGLDGVPADQAESIVIAYEPVWAIGTGEVATPEDAQEVCGAIRARLAELYSQELADKVRIQYGGSVKAGNIAAIMAQPDVDGALIGGAALDVDEFVKIVRFRDQ; encoded by the coding sequence ATGACGTCTGTCGAAAACGGCCGCACCCCGCTCATGGCGGGCAACTGGAAGATGAACCTCAACCACCTCGAGGCCATCGCCCACGTCCAGAAGCTCGCCTTCGCGCTCGCCGACAAGGACTACGACGCGGTCGACGTCGCCGTACTCCCGCCCTTCACGGACCTGCGCTCGGTGCAGACCCTGGTCGACGGCGACAAGCTGAAGATCAAGTACGGCGCCCAGGACATCTCGGCCCACGACTCCGGCGCCTACACCGGTGAGATCTCCGGCCCGATGCTCTCGAAGCTGAAGTGCACGTTCGTGGCCGTCGGCCACAGCGAGCGCCGCCAGTACCACGGCGAGACCGACGAGATCTGCAACGCCAAGGTCAAGGCCGCCTACCGCAACGGGATCACCCCGATCCTCTGCGTCGGCGAGGGCCTCGACGTCCGCAAGGCCGGCGGCCAGGTCGCGCACACGCTCGCCCAGGTCGACGGCGGCCTCGACGGAGTCCCGGCCGACCAGGCCGAGTCCATCGTGATCGCCTACGAGCCCGTCTGGGCGATCGGCACCGGCGAGGTCGCCACCCCCGAGGACGCCCAGGAGGTCTGCGGGGCGATCCGCGCCCGCCTCGCCGAGCTGTACTCCCAGGAGCTTGCCGACAAGGTGCGCATCCAGTACGGCGGCTCGGTCAAGGCCGGCAACATCGCCGCGATCATGGCCCAGCCGGACGTCGACGGCGCCCTGATCGGCGGCGCGGCGCTGGACGTGGACGAGTTCGTCAAGATCGTCCGCTTCCGCGACCAGTGA
- the pgl gene encoding 6-phosphogluconolactonase, giving the protein MTTPQVVVHRDKELMAQAAAARLITKIVDAQAARGSASVVLTGGRNGNGLLAALAAAPARDAIDWSRIDLWWGDERYVPADDPERNHVQAREALLDAVPVDPARVHAMPASDGPYGADVDAAAAAYAAELARAATPEDHGPVPQFDVLMLGVGPDTHVASLFPEHPAARETERTVVGVHGAPKPPPTRVSLTLPAIRAAREVWLLAAGEDKAGAVAIALGGAGGVQAPAAEAYGRSRTLWLLDRAAAAKLPSGLYPPASA; this is encoded by the coding sequence ATGACGACTCCCCAGGTGGTCGTCCACCGGGACAAGGAGCTGATGGCCCAGGCCGCAGCCGCCCGGCTCATCACCAAGATCGTGGACGCGCAGGCCGCCCGCGGCAGCGCCTCCGTCGTCCTGACCGGCGGCCGCAACGGCAACGGCCTCCTCGCGGCCCTCGCCGCGGCCCCCGCCCGGGACGCCATCGACTGGTCGCGCATCGACCTCTGGTGGGGCGACGAACGCTACGTCCCCGCCGACGACCCCGAGCGCAACCACGTACAGGCCCGTGAGGCCCTGCTGGACGCCGTCCCGGTGGACCCCGCGCGCGTGCACGCGATGCCGGCCTCCGACGGCCCGTACGGCGCCGACGTGGACGCCGCAGCGGCGGCGTACGCCGCCGAGCTGGCGCGGGCGGCCACGCCCGAGGACCACGGCCCGGTCCCGCAGTTCGACGTGCTGATGCTGGGCGTCGGCCCGGACACCCACGTGGCGTCCCTGTTCCCCGAGCACCCCGCGGCCCGCGAGACCGAGCGGACCGTCGTCGGCGTCCACGGCGCGCCCAAGCCCCCGCCGACCCGCGTCTCGCTCACCCTCCCCGCGATCCGTGCGGCCCGTGAGGTCTGGCTGCTGGCGGCCGGCGAGGACAAGGCCGGCGCCGTCGCCATCGCCCTCGGCGGGGCGGGCGGGGTGCAGGCCCCGGCGGCCGAGGCCTACGGCCGCAGCCGCACGCTCTGGCTGCTGGACCGCGCGGCCGCGGCCAAGCTCCCGTCCGGGCTGTACCCCCCGGCTTCCGCCTGA
- the gap gene encoding type I glyceraldehyde-3-phosphate dehydrogenase yields the protein MTIRVGINGFGRIGRNYFRALLEQGADIEVVGVNDLTDNGTLVHLLKYDTILGRLKQDVSHTDDTITVGDMTFKTFAERDPANLPWGELGADIVIESTGIFTKKADAAKHIAAGAKKVLISAPAKDEDITIVMGVNQDKYDAAHHHVISNASCTTNCVAPMAKVLDENFGIVKGMMTTVHAYTNDQRILDFPHSDLRRARAAAENIIPTSTGAAKATALVLPQLKGKLDGIAMRVPVPTGSVTDLVLELSRETTKEEINAAFQKAAEGQLKGILDYTEDAIVSSDIVNWPASCTFDSSLTMVQDGTQVKVVGWYDNEWGYSNRLVDLTVFVGGQL from the coding sequence GTGACGATCCGCGTAGGCATCAATGGTTTTGGCCGCATTGGCCGCAACTACTTCCGGGCGCTTCTCGAGCAGGGGGCGGACATCGAGGTCGTCGGTGTCAACGACCTGACCGACAACGGCACCCTGGTGCACCTGCTCAAGTACGACACCATCCTGGGCCGTCTGAAGCAGGACGTCTCCCACACCGATGACACCATCACCGTGGGCGACATGACCTTCAAGACCTTCGCCGAGCGGGACCCCGCGAACCTCCCCTGGGGCGAGCTGGGCGCCGACATCGTGATCGAGTCGACCGGCATCTTCACGAAGAAGGCCGACGCCGCCAAGCACATCGCGGCGGGCGCGAAGAAGGTCCTCATCTCGGCCCCGGCCAAGGACGAGGACATCACCATCGTGATGGGCGTCAACCAGGACAAGTACGACGCCGCCCACCACCACGTGATCTCCAACGCCTCCTGCACCACCAACTGCGTGGCGCCGATGGCCAAGGTCCTCGACGAGAACTTCGGCATCGTCAAGGGCATGATGACGACGGTCCACGCGTACACGAACGACCAGCGCATCCTGGACTTCCCGCACTCGGACCTGCGCCGCGCCCGCGCCGCCGCCGAGAACATCATCCCGACCTCCACCGGTGCCGCCAAGGCCACCGCGCTGGTCCTGCCGCAGCTCAAGGGCAAGCTCGACGGCATCGCCATGCGCGTCCCGGTCCCCACCGGCTCGGTCACCGACCTCGTCCTGGAGCTCTCCCGCGAGACCACCAAGGAAGAGATCAACGCCGCCTTCCAGAAGGCCGCCGAGGGCCAGCTCAAGGGCATCCTCGACTACACCGAGGACGCGATCGTCTCCTCCGACATCGTGAACTGGCCGGCTTCGTGCACCTTCGACTCCTCGCTGACCATGGTGCAGGACGGTACGCAGGTCAAGGTCGTCGGCTGGTACGACAACGAGTGGGGCTACTCCAACCGCCTCGTCGACCTCACCGTCTTCGTCGGCGGTCAGCTCTGA
- a CDS encoding phosphoglycerate kinase, with the protein MKTIDELLADGVAGKRVFVRADLNVPLKEGVITDDGRIRAVQPTIAKLAEAGARVVVASHLGRPKGTGTEPDFSLAPAAKRLGELLGAEVAFATDTVGSSAKETVAALADGQVAVIENLRFNAGETSKDEAGRVAFAKQLAELADVYVGDGFGAVHRKHASVFDLPKLLPHAAGYLIATEVGVLKKLTAEVKRPYVVVLGGAKVSDKLAVIDELLGKADRILIGGGMAYTFLKAKGYEVGISLLQEDQIPTVTEYMQRAEKNGVELVLPVDILASADFPDIKGGTPAVFETVDADKIPADKEGLDIGPKTRELYASKIADAETVFWNGPVGVFEHPDYANGTRAIAQALVDSGAFTVVGGGDSAAAVRILGFDENAFGHISTGGGASLEYLEGKTLPGLAALEG; encoded by the coding sequence ATGAAGACGATCGACGAACTCCTCGCGGACGGCGTAGCCGGCAAGCGGGTCTTCGTACGCGCCGATCTCAACGTGCCGCTCAAGGAAGGCGTGATCACCGACGACGGCCGCATCCGCGCCGTCCAGCCCACCATCGCCAAGCTCGCCGAGGCGGGCGCCCGCGTGGTCGTCGCCTCGCACCTGGGCCGCCCCAAGGGCACCGGCACCGAGCCCGACTTCTCCCTCGCCCCCGCCGCGAAGCGGCTCGGCGAGCTGCTCGGCGCGGAGGTCGCCTTCGCCACCGACACCGTCGGCTCCTCCGCCAAGGAGACCGTCGCGGCCCTCGCCGACGGACAGGTCGCCGTCATCGAGAACCTGCGCTTCAACGCCGGCGAGACCTCCAAGGACGAGGCCGGGCGCGTGGCCTTCGCCAAGCAGCTCGCCGAGCTGGCCGACGTCTACGTCGGCGACGGCTTCGGCGCCGTCCACCGCAAGCACGCCTCGGTCTTCGACCTTCCGAAGCTGCTCCCGCACGCGGCCGGCTACCTCATCGCCACCGAGGTCGGCGTCCTGAAGAAGCTGACCGCCGAGGTCAAGCGCCCGTACGTGGTCGTCCTCGGCGGCGCCAAGGTCTCCGACAAGCTCGCCGTCATCGACGAGCTGCTCGGCAAGGCCGACCGCATCCTCATCGGCGGCGGCATGGCCTACACCTTCCTCAAGGCCAAGGGCTACGAGGTCGGCATCTCCCTCCTCCAGGAGGACCAGATCCCGACCGTCACGGAGTACATGCAGCGCGCCGAGAAGAACGGCGTCGAGCTGGTCCTCCCCGTCGACATCCTCGCCTCGGCGGACTTCCCCGACATCAAGGGCGGGACCCCGGCCGTCTTCGAGACCGTCGACGCCGACAAGATCCCCGCGGACAAGGAGGGCCTGGACATCGGCCCCAAGACCCGCGAGCTGTACGCCTCGAAGATCGCCGACGCCGAGACCGTCTTCTGGAACGGCCCCGTGGGCGTCTTCGAGCACCCCGACTACGCGAACGGCACCCGCGCCATCGCGCAGGCCCTCGTCGACAGCGGGGCCTTCACCGTGGTCGGCGGCGGCGACAGCGCCGCGGCCGTCCGCATCCTGGGCTTCGACGAGAACGCCTTCGGTCACATTTCCACCGGTGGTGGCGCCAGCCTCGAATACCTCGAGGGCAAGACGCTCCCCGGCCTCGCCGCCCTGGAGGGCTGA
- the pgi gene encoding glucose-6-phosphate isomerase: MNAESRTRLNRLPEWNALGKHREELGQTHLRELFETDPERGTGYTLRVGDLHIDYSKHLVTDETLALLRELAAATGVAELRDAMFRGEKINVTEDRAVLHTALRAPADTVVEVDGENVVPAVHEVLDKMAAFSGQVRSGEWTGFTGKRIKNVVNIGIGGSDLGPAMAYEALRAFTDRSLTVRFVSNVDGADLHEAVRDLDPAETLFVIASKTFTTIETITNATSARQWLLAGLGGDQAAVARHFVALSTNAEKVTEFGIDPANMFGFWDWVGGRYSFDSAIGLSLMIAIGPDSFRELLGGFHTVDEHFRTAAPEDNAPLLLGLLGIWYGAFFDAQSHAVLPYSHYLSRFTAYLQQLDMESNGKSVDRDGNPVDWQTGPVVWGTPGTNGQHAYYQLIHQGTKVIPADFIGFARPVAELEPALEAQHDLLMANFFAQTQALAFGKTAEEVRAEGVAEALVPHKTFQGNHPTTTILATELTPAVLGQLIALYEHKVFVQGAVWNIDSFDQWGVELGKVLAKRVEPALTEGADVPGLDPSTRALVAAYRELRGRQ; encoded by the coding sequence ATGAACGCAGAAAGCCGCACGAGGCTGAACCGGCTGCCCGAGTGGAACGCGCTCGGCAAGCACCGGGAAGAGCTGGGGCAGACGCATCTGCGGGAGCTGTTCGAGACGGATCCGGAGCGGGGCACCGGCTACACCCTGCGGGTCGGCGACCTGCACATCGACTACTCGAAGCACCTCGTCACCGACGAGACCCTCGCGCTGCTGCGCGAGCTGGCGGCGGCGACGGGCGTGGCGGAACTGCGGGACGCCATGTTCCGCGGCGAGAAGATCAACGTGACGGAGGACCGCGCGGTCCTGCACACCGCGCTGCGCGCCCCCGCGGACACGGTCGTCGAGGTGGACGGCGAGAACGTCGTGCCCGCCGTGCACGAAGTCCTCGACAAGATGGCGGCCTTCTCCGGACAGGTCCGTTCGGGGGAGTGGACCGGGTTCACCGGCAAGCGCATCAAGAACGTCGTCAACATCGGCATCGGCGGCTCCGACCTCGGTCCGGCGATGGCGTACGAGGCCCTGCGCGCCTTCACCGACCGTTCGCTGACGGTGCGGTTCGTGTCCAACGTCGACGGCGCCGACCTCCACGAGGCCGTCCGCGACCTGGACCCGGCCGAGACGCTGTTCGTCATCGCGTCCAAGACCTTCACCACCATCGAGACCATCACCAACGCCACCTCGGCCCGCCAGTGGCTGCTCGCCGGTCTCGGCGGGGACCAGGCCGCCGTCGCACGGCACTTCGTGGCGCTGTCCACCAACGCCGAGAAGGTCACCGAGTTCGGCATCGACCCGGCCAACATGTTCGGGTTCTGGGACTGGGTCGGCGGCCGCTACTCCTTCGACTCGGCCATCGGGCTCTCGCTGATGATCGCGATCGGCCCGGACTCCTTCCGGGAGCTGCTGGGCGGCTTCCACACCGTGGACGAGCACTTCCGCACCGCGGCGCCCGAGGACAACGCCCCTCTGCTGCTCGGCCTGTTGGGCATCTGGTACGGGGCCTTCTTCGACGCGCAGTCGCACGCCGTGCTCCCGTACAGCCACTACCTCTCCCGTTTCACGGCCTACCTCCAGCAGCTGGACATGGAGTCCAACGGCAAGTCCGTGGACCGCGACGGCAACCCGGTGGACTGGCAGACCGGTCCGGTGGTCTGGGGCACGCCGGGCACCAACGGGCAGCACGCGTACTACCAGTTGATCCACCAGGGCACCAAGGTGATCCCGGCGGACTTCATCGGCTTCGCCCGCCCGGTCGCGGAGCTGGAGCCCGCCCTGGAGGCCCAGCACGACCTGCTGATGGCGAACTTCTTCGCGCAGACCCAGGCCCTGGCCTTCGGCAAGACGGCCGAGGAGGTGCGGGCGGAGGGCGTCGCCGAAGCGCTCGTCCCGCACAAGACCTTCCAGGGCAACCACCCCACGACGACGATCCTCGCCACCGAACTGACCCCGGCGGTGCTGGGCCAGCTCATCGCCCTCTACGAGCACAAGGTGTTCGTCCAGGGCGCGGTGTGGAACATCGACTCCTTCGACCAGTGGGGCGTCGAGCTCGGCAAGGTCCTCGCCAAGCGGGTGGAGCCGGCGCTGACGGAGGGCGCGGACGTGCCGGGCCTGGATCCGTCGACGCGGGCGCTGGTGGCCGCCTACCGGGAGCTGCGCGGCCGGCAGTAG